The following nucleotide sequence is from Aedes aegypti strain LVP_AGWG chromosome 3, AaegL5.0 Primary Assembly, whole genome shotgun sequence.
ATGGACTGCATGGTATTCTACTGGTGgatttttgccgaagacgcaattGTACGGTTGATCTAGTTGTCGGTAAGTTTAAATTTATATGTGCACTTTAGGGCTGTGACGGTATCGATAAATACGATAATATCGATAATTATCGAATAGGGTCAGCTTGATTCGTTTAAAGTTACAATATTTTCTATAATACCACGAACTCAATCAACCACGTCATTCACATCAAGAGCGAGGTAGTGCTAGCTGTAACAATTTTTGCTAACAATTTGGATTGACGATGGATTAgtgatttgaaaatattgaagctCTGAGCAATGCTTTTAGATCAAGCCATGAGCATTGCTATATTTGAACGTTTTATCAATTTTGAGTACCTGGTTCTTGAACTGTTGGTTTTCGACGTGAAAATAGCAGCTATCCGAGAAAAACTCTGGCCCAAAACcagagaacgtgaattccgagcgaTGGATTCCATCGCCAActcttcattcaagtaccacatctgcTAAAGTGGCAGCGACAGAGCGGATCGTAGAGTTGGCTGGGAATGGGAAGCTGATAAAGCAAGCGTTTTCCGTAGCCGTTCCGTTATTATTGCGTTTGGGCCGGTGGAAATCagtaaggcgccgtccacaaactTACATAACGCTGGAGTTTTCAATACAAAATGCGATTGGGGTAGGgcgaaatttgttgaaaatttttaattttgaaatggcCACTGCCTAAGCGATCAAATCTGTGTGCTGAGAATGAAGGACAAGTTCTTCTACTCAGCATATTTTTTACGAAGTTGTGGTCTGCAGAAAAGCTGTTCAGAAGCCTCATGGCGTTCACAAAGTGAAATTTTGAATGtacaattttgccgctacgtagtattagtgtgcatgtaaatttagTGCACAGACCACGTGCAGAAAGACATTTTTCAGATGTTATAGATGTCCGGACCTTTCGAAGCCCTTTTCATTATCTTTTCTGGATGTAGCGTCACGAGTCTCAGAATTTACAAAACGTTGCGCTTCACTATCGACTGCTTGTCGATCGATGGGGAAGTTGCACAGTACTGCTAGCAGCTAAACGAGCAGTTGGATCAACGTACTAACGTTTCTGGAGAAGTCAACTGCCTGTGGCACCATATCCATGATGATGTGACTAAAACGGCACGGAATGCTATTGGCACTAATCAATGAATGCGTAACGACTGGTCCAATTAGTGCCAGAGTGTGACATAAATGAAGAATTTCGCTTGAATCCGTATGTTTGTGGCCAGTAGTCTACAGATTAGAGAGTAGCGAGAGCTAAAGAAAATGTGTTcgccgcagaaagaaaaggcagcaagAAAAAGTGTGCTAGCTGAATCACAATATAGCATGAACCgtaacgatatgcggagattttatgcaacggtcaaagACGCGCGTActagtgcccgccatgtgcaatgatcgaaaGTTTGAATGAATGAAGGGAGTTTTGTTAACCAAAAAAAATGGCGGTTACAGCCAGGTTCTTCTCTCTGGCTAGatcagagtctgcttctcagttgaGTGTCCTCATACTGTGGACCTACCAATCATAGGAGAGGTTAGACAGAAGAGCTCTGAGgatgctgggaaggacgagatcccggtcgagcttctccaTCGCGGAAGTGAGCAGTTTTACCAATCGATCCATCgaatacttctgaaggtatgggaggacgaagtaATGCCTACCGGTTGGTCGGATAGCGTCATACACCCAATCTACAAGTCAGGACATAgactgctgaattcggcgtacaaaatattGTCACGCATCCGGTTTAACAgcctgagaccgctcgaggagtcctttgtcggcgaatacttGGCTGATTTTCGTGAGAGTCGctcgacaatggaccagatgTTTACATTGCGAATGATCTTTGATAAAtttcgggagtataacttgcagactcaccatctgtttattgatttcgaaTTCAGTAAAAAAATAGGCTATAGCAGAAATGTCTGGACATCGGTTTccagcgaaactaattaggctaaTACGTGCATTGCAGGATGGTTCGAAATTAAGTGTTTGGATTGCAAAAAtgtcaacctcgtttgtgacgCTAAGTAGACGGATTAAGGCACGTATTGTATACTATAATTTAGGGTTGCTTCTTCAATATCAATACATCAATAGTGAAAGACGATCACTGGTCGACGTCCACTACAAAAGATAGATCATATCAGTTTATTCTCCCGTGTAACTTTACAAGCATGCATTTTGACGTGGAAGGTTGGTACTTGAACAATCTGAATTCACGATCTGTCAAAAGACAGGTTGCACTGAACCTAAAGATCTACAGCAAGGAGAGGCACTTTCAAATTTAATATTCAACATTGCAGTCGAGTGTACTATTAGGAGCTCTGACGTGCACAGAAACGACACAATCATCACCCGATCGCAAATGCTCCTCAGCTTtacggacattatcgacgtcattctaatcgatcgcaggtcagtagtggaggaggccttcgtgcctttggagagggagacagcgaggatatcTTTGATCcataattctaccaaaatgaagtacatggatgcaggtagagatagaggtagGCCTAGTGATAATAGTgatgaggtagtgtttgatggggatgcactgccgttatacgcataattgtcccatgttccaaaatatgcaatcgagaaaaacgcgtttaaagattttaacacatttaggcctcgtattgaccaggtgtgtggtatattaaattaaaatctttacagtagtataaaaagtaagaggttgtttccgagatacgaccgccaagttgacgttggataacgttagcttcttctatttactgatttaggaccgtcacgaacttatgaaagatttacctggaaatctaaaaatctaatcaattttcaaactatttgttgcatgtcaattctgatctattatggatattgagtgttattatttggttggttcggttaacacttcaacaccgatagaactggtcgatggaagaagaagcatgggcggtaacttttgctctccaaataaacagagaaagagttttgggtgatctgtttgtagtatgaaaatgatgtccgtaatagggaatgcatcaccaaactcgcaactaatcaatgatcatgactgcgataattgacaagaaaattatgaatgaaatggatcacttgggaaatgcgaccgttccttatgaataatcccagagataatcatattctttagtccttacatttaatagatggaaataatatccttaggggccatccatttattacataaaggttcatggggggagggggtttcagatttctcacgcgccatacaatttatattttaatttatttttatttctatacaaaaatcagagggggctgtgtacaagacccgattgcatgacgttaactacgctgcgtcctcggaaacagcctcaaattgccgtaataaatcaattattgtatgatggaatgagatgaattaggatattatagcaagtatgtggtaaacacattagggaatattatacaaataactctttaaaacacatttgttggctctcaaaagggccgattgagttgttgaatttgcgtaacacggacacattttgacggcgcactggtttcaatcctcctcgcccgatgagatttgcgatgcgcatgacgatgtgcgcttcaacaagcggctttggtcgattttcttcagtcatctcgtacaacagcttgcctctggtggcgaggagctgagcaggtttggagaagctcttaccagcttgaaagcgaaaacagaatgaaaccagattcaacgaaggagggatgctttatacccttagaatagcagatgatgctcctcctttcatattcttcgttttcttatctgggaaataggctatatgaaactgatgtctgggtaagggatgtacagattagcattatgctgttattgcaacccgacggcactgcagcagcatcctcggaaacagctccaaattgccgtattgtcaattattcgtaataaatcaattattgtatgatactatgagatgaattaagagattatagcaagtatgtggtaaacacattagggaatattatacaaataactctttaaaacacatttgttggctctcaaaagggccgattgagttgttgaatttgcgtaacacggacacattttgacggcgcactggtttcaatctgcctcgcccgatgagatttgcggtgcggatgacgatgtgcgcttcaacaagcggctttggtcgattttcttcagccatctcgtacaaattagggaatattacacggacggtaacggctgtgccgctcgatctaatgaaccagaatgaccgcgctagcctcccgcatggcaatgacagcggagcactggctggtagcgacgatttctggccgaaaacgattatgctggctggtgcactcaaatgagcggcttcagttgctgcggctccgaaatgcgtggttcttcggttctaatgcgtgttgtattcgcgtcctattgaaaactgaactgaggacgcgaatgactctcgaaatttgctcgccgaccgtgttcacagtctgacggcaaaaagaagaatgagggaagaagcagggtgcggtgcgcttttatagtgggaagcggaaccgaaaaatgtgcttgaacgtgattggttagataagaaaggggtcaacgttttacgatatttcaatagtttgttgctaataatcaatagtgtcctccatttgaatcgacgcgtagataaatttccaatcgattcatggataaatattgaaaatctatcaataaatgactgagttattagcggtcaaaacctgaccatttttcgttacatgctcaatttttcgtttttctgaattgtacccccatatgttgccgtaagacgttatccaacgtcaaaaatatcgcgttcattagagtcaagagtttgtgctgtgggaaaaatgtaattttagctacgaaattcatagtgggactgttatgcctagaaatacggggtttttggtgaatttctaggcataacagtcccacagATAGTAGTGgtcaattatgtgctaagcatactgctgtagatgaccgcgTTCCTATGTAtatattgtaccgaatgtagaggacgtatatcctcaagactatgttaaggcacctaatgaaagctcaagtgacatgtgccaaacggagccacggaAGGGAAGTGAAGAAAGAGCGAATGAGTAAGTCAGAGAGTTTATatgatgtaataaattcctatatcgacacttccagctgcaggcttgacagaaactcatcggAGAATTCAAGGTTATTTAGCGGAGTAAATATTCATCTCAAAATTCAAGACACAAATATTCACCCGATTttacatttctttggacttggtttaCAAAatcatcgcaaattaagtttaagAACCGCCTACATATTTGCCACCTGCACCAAAGAACCAGTTATCCAGAATAACCAGCTCATCCAAAACCTCTTAAACTATTCTAATAAGTTTTTTagtgttagttcaagaaacagtcagtgctgaaagaagaacatcttaAATGTAAGTAGTTGTTCGCTTCTATGCTAGCGGTGATAGCCACTAGCAGATTCTTTGGCATCGCATTTGTAtttagcttttgacagtaactaaaatgGTTTAAGATTATTTCGTCCTTCTGCTGGATCAGGTTGCTTCGATTCCTCGaatcgtactaagtaatatatgtcatagtTCTGACATCAACTAGTCTTGGcctcttcttttcacaacggagaaacagtgtgcttctttgacgtaagtgttcTCCGAGTCGTTTATTGCTATACGCAAGGAACGGtattcgggttaaagtccctctcatcaaacaacaacaacaacagcaaggAACGGTGCAGTGTTCAGTTCACATGTTGTAATCTTAATTTTTAAGGAGAATGACATCTTACCTAAGTTAACCCTTCAGCTAAAAagtatgttttgaataaaacgtattataagctttaattccaataactatgaaaaatatgtctcttttgaaagaacagtctacgatcaaaagaaggaaaaatctcttatgaaaatttaatttaatataataatttcatcagtacaactacaaagaactgccgatgatttaaagaaggaaaaaatcccaattaaaatataagctaaacTACTGCCGATAGTAATagaaccagtataactcgaaagaatagcctatgttttaaagatggaaaaatttctgatgaagtcattaaaaacacttgaaaccttattacacAGTTGGTATGCCAGTGACGAATCAGTCATCAcctcagagtcttgacgcgatgtgtggagttcacaacttcgtcctgaattaaagGTTCGATGTTATAATTCTCTTGGAGCtcttatatagtgacaaacatgatgtcctgtcacatcataaaaatcaacaaattaataagctcatcagttattgggccacacttatgaatcctacacatcagcgttatagcaatttgatttttttgttcatgattcggccaaacggcattcggccaaatgaccctttcggccaaatggcattcggccaaatggcgttcggccaaatggccggacaccgaaTTTTGCATTGAATGACTCCATAAAGTCCTACAGAAATCAGTTCTCCTTATAGTTTTATGGCAATCCTTGATGAACTGCAACCTACAACTAAGCAAACAGTTTGTTATAAGAAACCTGTGAGAACTCCTCCCAAAACGcttttgaggatttttccagaaattccatttttttaggGATTGAAGAATCTGCCTAGATCGAAGAATAatataccgtaaggacgccactCACCGctcatgacattttttttcgtaaacTGAAGAAAATTCTGCGACAAAAATTGCCAACTTGTATTAACATATCAAAAATGACTATGCTATAGTACAattcatttaatttaattttcagTATTGTCTGGCAAAAATAATGTTATGCTGTTTAAGGTGGTAAACGTGAGTTCAATATTGGTTTTATTATGGCGGAGCGACAAATGTTTcagaaacattaaaaaacagatttttgacagaattaaatgtgttgaaatgctgttaaatgatCGGTggatggcgtccttacggtacacAAAACCAGGAATTTCACTGAGAATATCTCCAAACTTTGCCTTAGGCGAGGATACCACATGAAATAATCCAAGAATTTTCCAGTAATTTACCCTAAGTAGTTTTAAGATATTATTCaagcaatttttccaggaatgttTATGGggcttcttcaaaaaaaaaacatgcaaaattattgacaaaattataagttcttgcttctagagaccgggAATACCTTTGCATCTcaacaatcaccacgggaagagtATTATTTTTTAGTTTAGAACGAAAAAAACCGGGTGTCACCTTCaatcggtgatgcgatccatggataaggaggaaatgGAAACAAGAATACTGCCtaggaaacatttgaaaatagttCAGACGTTTTTCCAAGACTTCATCCAATGCTTCttacctttttttttctataataacaGTAATAATATGTCTTTGACTCTTGAAAAATACTAccgaaattaattaaaaataaaatataagacATTACTTCTTGCATTTCATGGATTTCTTGTAAGAATATTCTCACAAAAAATCCTTGATGTGTCTTTGGAGAACTATCTGAGACATTTTTAGGAGAAACCCCTTAAGAATCTCCTGGCTTTACTTTTCGTGATATTTTGGAATGCTAATGACAGCTCCCAACAGCTCCTAAGACCTCCTAAGAGcctaagacaaaaaaaaatagatgtatttagtttaaaaaaaaacctccatttcttttagaaattcctccatctAGATTATTGGAGAATTCATGATTTTAGAACATAAATGCCAGAGTTCCAGACAAATACtaatgacgaattccatccagaatgagtcgaaaaaatagtcttcgatttggattaaattttgcacatgtttttggtatggtaaaataagtgttttccatagaaaaaatgatcattttgactcaagtagaacttttgaaaatgccctataattttttgcatgcagcttatatggaaaattctaactccgaaattgttgattttagagaaaaatgttctatgaagaagttgtagtgaaccgtttgtactataaaaaaaatacactgaaaaaatatttcatttattttcataaaaaatgaaaaataaaacttaaattttaaattacacagaAATCCCAttctaattatttttaaattttcaccatagaatcttgatagtaaacagatgtttgggacaaagtttcatgatggagaaaaaagttttttccaagAACAACTGTtggtcaattttcaaaatttgttttttttttgtcgaaatatATAGTTCtaatgatacagtaagcatcatgaaatgattctaaaccataatgattatatgaattatttctctagaagtacAGTCAGCCCTTCATGAGTCGATGCTCCACtactcatttttcaatttttcctgaaaaaacatacattttttttcagtgtgtaatttcttcataaaacatttttctctaaaatcaacagtttcgtagttagaattttccaaataagctgcatgcaaaaaattataggccattttcaaaagctgCAACAAATGTTAGtatgatttttatgaacaaatgcCTTACTTTTTAAGATTTACATTTGCTGGAATACATTATTGGAGCTGAAGAAGACATTTGTAGGTTTTTAACGGATTCTTAGAGCAATACTTCATAAATCTATTTTAGGGATGCCTATTAAAATTGTTGGTGATTATGATTTCTACCAGTAGAatgtttatgcaaaaaaatgtagGGGATGAGTATAGAGATCGTGTTTGCTTTAAATGCGTAAATGAACTTCTAAGGTCACTCCTCTTCCCTTTATCCCCTCATGGAAATCCTTGAGACACCCATGATcgatatacagtcatctctcccttactcgatattgaagggaccatcgagttagggaggtatcgagtaacagaacacaaaaccaatgcaactgcgatccaagagaccatcgagttagccatgaaaaccaacttttactatggttctctaactcgatatcgagatacggaatattgagtaagggagagttaactgtagataATATCGATAAACAGTAAATCGTCACAGCCCTGGTGAACATCAAATAGGAGATTCCTAATTTATTATCATTGTAGATTCAAAAAACATGTGGGGTGTAATCCATCCGAATCGGACGGGAAACGGAATTATTGGAAACTTGGTCGAACGTCGTGCAGATATCGGACTAGGAGCTATTAGTAGTTGGTACCACTGCTACTCGTTTCTGACCTTCTCATCCCCTGTTCAACGAGGTGGTGTAACCTGTCTCACTCCAAAACCAAAGTGAGTCGAAATCATCTTGATAATTGTAATCGTGACTAAATATCATATCTTTTAGTCTTCTCCCACGATGGAAAATCGTCGCAATGGTGTTTTTGACATCGGTCTATCTGATCATTTTTGGGACATTCATGTGCAGTGTAATCATTTATACCATTATTTTCCAGTGTTCTAGGAAAAAACCTTTGGAGAATAGCGTCGTATGGAATGCGTTCAACGTATTCGCCGTATTTCTTCTCCAATCTACCAACAACATCCGTAACCGTTCAGTTTCCGAAACCGTTCTATCCGTGGCATTACTCTTATTTAGCTTAAACATAGCTGCCATTTACTCTGGGAAATATGCGAGTCTACGAACTATTCCTTTGTATGAAAAGGAAGTTAATTCATTGGAAGATTTGGCTGAAAGCGGTATACCGTGGTTACAAGCCCATGAAGCGTGGACTTACTCATTGctgttatcgaaaaatgtactttTAATTGTGATTCTTAGCGAACACAGATTATCTTAAATATATTACATCTTTCAGCCAGCGGTGATGAAGTTGGTTTCCCACTTTAAAGTCTACCCAGCTCCCAAGTTGCACCAGATAGCGGATCAGGGAGGTTCGGCGTTCGCAATGGGACGGCTTCACAACGGGCACCTGATGCTAGGCGATTGGATCAATTCGGGTAATATTCACAACTATCAGCTCATGAGAGGCGATCTGTACTACGAACACGAAGTGGCGATGGCAACCAAAACGTGGCCACTGATCGAGAAGTTTAATGAATTGCTGCACCTGACCGCTAGTGGATTGCTGTTGCGTGTTCAAGAGCTCCGGATAATGTATCAGCATAATGACTATTACGTGCAAACGGGTGCTTTGAGTTCACATGAACGTGAACCTTATCAACCGAAGGCCCTGGCAGTGGAGGACGTTTTTGGGGGATTGATTGTTCTAGGCTGTGGGTCACTTTGTGCTGGAGTGACGTTCGTGATAGAAGTTTGGTTATataattctcaaaaacaagtgtCAACTACAAATTAAAATCTTCATTAGACCGTTTATGGCAGAATACAAGTCGGGGTTTACTAAATTTATGATCATCATAAAGAATTtcagaataaataaataaagatcaTAATATCAAATAAAGTAGTTGATACAGAATTGATATAAAGAtgcgatgatgatgataatgtaTTTTTCTGCCatacaattttcatcaaaatttaagatttatgtAGAAATAGGGCAAATAGAGTAGGAGATTGGTCCAATCGATATATGTTAATTCCTTAGggttatttttcaatgtaaaatgtaTGAACTTCATACAATTATTATGGCGTGGTAAAATCGAATACAAAACTGTGCTAAAATCGAGAGAGTTATTAAAACTAGgatattaaatattaaaacgagcagtgataaaaacgagaaactactgtattaCAATTCCCATATCTTCTtatcattctttttttttttgtgtagatCTGTTTCTCAGCAAagtgttattatgagcacttccacatctAAACCtcgaatttcaagagcacaaatctagagaaccaaacaaccgttcgggctgaaaattttatcgattggtcaccaatCCATCGATCTTTCAGTTAAATcgattgtctggttctctaggcTTGTGCTTtggaaaattcgatttttgGTTTCGTTACATCTTCACTGtaactgagtttttttttttgctttttgaccattttttgcatgtgtatatcgtgcggcaggtacgataatactctgtGCCATGAGGAgtagagaaaatttccaacccgaaaagatcctccacCGGTAGAATTTTAACACACGATTGCTTggtattgctgaatagctgcccGATCACCactaccgttctgattcaaattccagacagaatcattcattttattgcggcggtgattttgaaaatcgttgctaggtgtgctttgattgttttgttttgtggagcacatttagtcaagatttgcataTGCTTTTATACGCCTTAAGTATGAATCACATTCGGACTTCATGCCCAGcgattagtgtcgtcaggcagtaagcacatcaattttcaattttcaattttcaattatcaattttcaatcttcaattttcaattttcaattttcaattttcaattttcaattttcaattttcaattttcaattttcaattttcaattttcaattttcaattttcaattttcaattttcaattttcaat
It contains:
- the LOC5563636 gene encoding glutamate receptor ionotropic, kainate 5, with amino-acid sequence MEQLERETVKFWNYYGDILNDASFTNITGIYTVCLLIGNLIHHLPISEILSGIPYIVIRLEDIGQSNSTHNTLLTSIESGCNTFIVQHYVVLDFLNIFLEIHDQANYRNPNKYVILLMEDRGSEGLLDSMRKHPSIWEIMNLLILLPSDERPLVELLSHRFVDTKKGFEWNLVDRYHTQRRSFEFESELFPDKTLNLRGRPIRLATFNINPHIFLSSDDARNTEIRLGNQSYSMDGLHGILLVDFCRRRNCTVDLVVDSKNMWGVIHPNRTGNGIIGNLVERRADIGLGAISSWYHCYSFLTFSSPVQRGGVTCLTPKPNLLPRWKIVAMVFLTSVYLIIFGTFMCSVIIYTIIFQCSRKKPLENSVVWNAFNVFAVFLLQSTNNIRNRSVSETVLSVALLLFSLNIAAIYSGKYASLRTIPLYEKEVNSLEDLAESGIPWLQAHEAWTYSLLLSKNPAVMKLVSHFKVYPAPKLHQIADQGGSAFAMGRLHNGHLMLGDWINSGNIHNYQLMRGDLYYEHEVAMATKTWPLIEKFNELLHLTASGLLLRVQELRIMYQHNDYYVQTGALSSHEREPYQPKALAVEDVFGGLIVLGCGSLCAGVTFVIEVWLYNSQKQVSTTN